The proteins below are encoded in one region of Haladaptatus sp. R4:
- a CDS encoding undecaprenyl diphosphate synthase family protein, which produces MGLYDQYLTARVRRQNADPPSDIAVVITERDLLEQGAYETLESFLQWAFDYGAERITVYVSVLDSGAVPTLQRELENVRAPREIAVRGPEDLTPADAPIQVSIGLGGKHEFAEAVRAVAEDVEAGTVSADEVGEEEIESRLVFPADPDLVIKTGAERLSDFMIWQSVYSELYFTDVNWRDFRKRDYLRAILDYKNRQRRFGR; this is translated from the coding sequence GTGGGACTCTACGACCAGTACCTCACGGCCCGCGTTCGCCGTCAGAACGCCGACCCGCCGAGCGATATCGCCGTCGTCATCACGGAACGCGACTTGCTGGAACAAGGCGCGTACGAAACGCTCGAATCGTTCCTCCAGTGGGCGTTCGACTACGGCGCGGAACGCATCACGGTCTACGTGAGCGTGCTGGATTCCGGCGCAGTACCGACCCTTCAACGCGAACTCGAAAACGTCCGCGCACCGCGAGAAATCGCCGTCCGCGGCCCCGAAGACCTCACCCCCGCCGACGCGCCGATCCAAGTGAGCATCGGCCTCGGCGGCAAACACGAATTCGCGGAAGCAGTGCGTGCGGTCGCGGAGGACGTGGAGGCCGGGACGGTCTCGGCCGACGAGGTCGGCGAGGAGGAGATCGAATCCCGATTGGTGTTCCCGGCCGACCCCGACCTCGTCATCAAAACCGGCGCGGAACGCCTTTCGGACTTCATGATCTGGCAGTCGGTGTACTCCGAACTGTACTTCACCGACGTGAACTGGCGCGACTTCCGCAAGCGTGACTACCTGCGGGCGATTCTGGATTACAAGAACCGACAGCGGCGGTTCGGCCGGTAG
- the uppS gene encoding polyprenyl diphosphate synthase, which yields MLTRLRRQLETAYERQLQRSVSGAPTHVAVIQDGNRRYASKQGDEASDGHREGAKTTERVLDWCDDIGVEELTLYTFSTENFERPEQENESLFDLLEDKLYEFADAERVHDSGVCIRAIGDVPRLPERVREAIDYAERRTGEYDNFVLNIALAYGGRNELLRAARDVAHEVESGTLDPDDISVETIESRLYDRPLRDVDLIIRTGGDERTSNFLPWHANGNEAAVFFCTPYWPEFSKIDFLRAVRTYESREQSFRQAKVQRALALVRAVGGVELDEARSVLRKFKEYVPDSVSMEEIESGEERRTTE from the coding sequence ATGTTGACGCGGCTTCGGCGACAGTTGGAAACGGCGTACGAACGGCAGTTACAACGCAGCGTTTCCGGTGCGCCGACGCACGTGGCGGTCATTCAGGACGGCAACAGGCGCTACGCCAGCAAGCAGGGCGACGAGGCGTCGGACGGTCATCGAGAAGGGGCGAAGACGACCGAGCGCGTCCTCGACTGGTGTGACGACATCGGTGTCGAGGAACTGACGCTGTACACGTTCTCCACCGAGAACTTCGAGCGGCCCGAACAGGAGAACGAGTCCTTGTTCGACCTGCTTGAGGACAAACTGTACGAGTTCGCCGACGCCGAGCGCGTTCACGACAGCGGCGTCTGCATCCGCGCCATCGGAGACGTTCCACGACTCCCCGAGCGCGTCAGGGAGGCCATCGACTACGCCGAGCGACGAACCGGAGAGTACGACAACTTCGTCCTCAACATCGCGCTGGCGTACGGCGGCCGGAACGAACTCCTTCGTGCGGCCCGCGACGTGGCCCACGAAGTCGAATCGGGGACCCTCGACCCCGACGACATCTCCGTCGAAACCATCGAGTCCAGACTCTACGACCGTCCGCTCCGCGACGTTGACCTCATCATCCGAACCGGCGGGGACGAGCGAACCAGCAACTTCCTCCCGTGGCACGCCAACGGTAACGAGGCGGCCGTCTTCTTCTGTACGCCGTACTGGCCCGAATTCTCGAAGATCGACTTCCTGCGCGCGGTCCGAACGTACGAATCCCGCGAACAGTCGTTCCGGCAGGCGAAAGTCCAGCGCGCGCTCGCGCTCGTGCGCGCCGTCGGCGGTGTCGAACTGGACGAAGCGCGCTCGGTCCTCCGGAAGTTCAAGGAGTACGTTCCCGACAGCGTTTCGATGGAGGAGATCGAGAGCGGGGAAGAGCGACGAACGACAGAGTAG
- a CDS encoding cold-shock protein: MAKGTVDFFNDTGGYGFIDTEDSDEDVFFHMEDVGGPDLEEGQEVEFDIEQADKGPRATNVQRL; this comes from the coding sequence ATGGCGAAAGGTACGGTTGACTTCTTCAACGACACCGGTGGCTACGGCTTTATCGACACAGAGGACTCTGACGAAGACGTTTTCTTCCACATGGAAGACGTCGGTGGCCCTGACCTCGAAGAGGGGCAAGAAGTCGAATTCGACATCGAACAGGCTGACAAAGGACCGCGCGCGACGAACGTCCAGCGCCTGTAA
- a CDS encoding DUF5778 family protein — translation MDSAIDDDLYQRTLKLLEPGEIQLNGAIVHTDLGSDEDIEMHQASVDIGDVIAEHAGHDPRDTYVYSGTDDTDFASNQHQGLTLDGEEFVWECQQLLRNGTFDMVFYYEASADQEAILAGIRNLGFEVTGVEG, via the coding sequence ATGGACAGTGCCATCGACGATGACCTGTATCAGCGGACACTGAAACTGCTCGAACCCGGAGAGATACAACTCAACGGGGCTATCGTTCACACCGACCTCGGTAGCGACGAGGACATCGAGATGCACCAAGCGTCGGTGGATATCGGTGACGTCATCGCGGAACACGCGGGTCACGACCCGCGCGACACCTACGTCTACTCCGGGACCGACGACACGGACTTCGCGTCGAACCAGCACCAAGGGCTCACCCTCGACGGCGAGGAGTTCGTCTGGGAGTGCCAACAACTGCTTCGGAACGGCACGTTCGATATGGTGTTCTACTACGAGGCGAGCGCCGACCAGGAGGCGATCCTGGCGGGCATCCGCAACCTCGGTTTCGAAGTCACGGGCGTCGAAGGGTAG
- the hemA gene encoding glutamyl-tRNA reductase, producing MTPSTGVISGIRISHDRASLDDVAAACHDDQQDTVAALAAQSEVSEAFVLQTCNRFEAYVVTGAPATGRAVLADFVPGVNEMAVEMSHEESLRHLLRVAAGLESLVLGEDQIIGQVRDAYTSAQTIGAVGPTLEEALTKALHVGERARTETAINEGVVSVGSAAVALATDQSGLDDATALVVGAGEMGTIAAHAFADSDVETLIVANRSIERAETVAEAVNLTDTRAVGLDALPACLSHADVVVTATGSDGHVLDATLLDDCGETLVVDIAQPRDVSPAVSALDGITVHDMQALESVTDETRARRRAAAESVEAMVDREFENLLEQYKRKRADEVIAGMYEGAERVKERELQTALSRLEAKGLDEEQRAIVESMADALISQMLAPPTKSLRDAAANDDWTTINTALQLFDPEFRDEAPAFVTEHLESTADD from the coding sequence GTGACACCGAGTACCGGCGTCATCTCTGGTATCCGCATCTCCCACGACCGGGCCAGCCTCGATGACGTGGCGGCTGCCTGCCACGACGACCAGCAGGACACCGTCGCTGCGCTCGCCGCGCAATCCGAGGTATCGGAGGCGTTCGTGTTGCAGACGTGCAACCGATTCGAGGCGTACGTCGTCACCGGCGCACCGGCGACGGGCCGAGCGGTGCTCGCCGATTTCGTTCCCGGGGTGAACGAGATGGCCGTCGAGATGAGCCACGAGGAGAGCCTTCGACACCTCCTCCGCGTCGCCGCGGGATTGGAATCGCTCGTCCTCGGCGAGGACCAGATCATCGGGCAGGTGCGCGACGCCTACACCTCGGCACAGACCATCGGTGCGGTCGGCCCGACGTTGGAGGAGGCGCTGACGAAGGCGCTTCACGTCGGCGAACGCGCCCGGACCGAGACGGCGATCAACGAAGGGGTCGTCTCGGTCGGCAGTGCCGCCGTGGCGCTCGCAACCGACCAGTCGGGATTGGACGACGCGACCGCTCTCGTCGTCGGCGCGGGCGAGATGGGGACCATTGCGGCCCACGCCTTCGCCGATTCGGACGTCGAGACGCTCATCGTCGCCAACCGCTCGATCGAACGCGCCGAAACCGTTGCCGAAGCCGTGAACCTGACAGATACCCGCGCCGTCGGATTGGACGCGCTCCCGGCCTGCCTGTCGCACGCGGACGTCGTCGTCACCGCGACCGGAAGCGACGGACACGTCCTCGACGCGACCCTGCTCGACGACTGTGGCGAGACCTTGGTCGTGGACATCGCCCAACCACGTGACGTGTCCCCGGCCGTCTCGGCACTCGACGGAATCACCGTCCACGATATGCAGGCGCTCGAATCCGTGACGGACGAGACCCGCGCGCGACGACGCGCCGCCGCCGAATCGGTCGAGGCGATGGTTGACCGTGAGTTCGAGAACCTGCTCGAACAGTACAAACGAAAGCGGGCCGACGAGGTCATCGCCGGGATGTACGAGGGTGCAGAACGGGTCAAGGAGCGCGAACTGCAGACCGCGCTCTCGCGCCTCGAAGCCAAAGGATTGGACGAGGAGCAACGGGCCATCGTGGAATCGATGGCCGACGCGCTGATCTCCCAGATGCTCGCACCCCCAACGAAAAGCCTCCGCGACGCCGCCGCGAACGACGACTGGACGACCATCAACACCGCGCTCCAACTGTTCGACCCCGAGTTCCGCGACGAAGCGCCCGCGTTCGTCACCGAACACCTCGAATCGACGGCCGACGACTGA
- a CDS encoding 4a-hydroxytetrahydrobiopterin dehydratase, whose amino-acid sequence MASLLSDDEVENRKPSDWERDGDEIVRTYEFDDYLDGVAFASEVGEVAEEEFHHPEMIIGYKEVEVRLTSHEEGGITDQDVEMAERFDDLR is encoded by the coding sequence ATGGCAAGCTTGCTCTCGGATGACGAGGTGGAGAATCGAAAACCGAGCGACTGGGAGCGTGACGGTGACGAAATCGTTCGCACCTACGAGTTCGACGACTACTTGGACGGCGTCGCGTTCGCATCCGAAGTCGGGGAGGTCGCCGAGGAGGAGTTCCATCATCCCGAGATGATAATCGGCTACAAGGAAGTCGAGGTTCGGTTGACCAGCCACGAGGAGGGTGGAATTACGGATCAAGACGTCGAGATGGCCGAGCGCTTCGACGACCTGCGTTGA
- the lwrS gene encoding LWR-salt protein produces the protein MDARYVFAVRFRLEPDVSGVSLEPQEFETRLFRRADPPGEDGWRFFRDNLWRGDVGDERYFRKLTSEALGVPVTSVEYRAFETDEEYYDALKAEIAADLATFKADSVSEVISKYLGSSVEVER, from the coding sequence ATGGACGCGCGTTACGTGTTCGCGGTTCGGTTCCGCCTCGAACCGGACGTTTCTGGAGTCTCGCTCGAACCCCAAGAGTTCGAAACGCGGCTCTTTCGTCGTGCCGACCCGCCCGGTGAGGACGGGTGGCGGTTCTTCCGGGACAACCTCTGGCGGGGGGACGTCGGCGACGAACGCTACTTCAGGAAGTTGACGAGCGAGGCGCTCGGCGTCCCCGTGACGAGCGTCGAGTACCGCGCCTTCGAAACCGACGAGGAGTACTACGACGCGCTAAAGGCGGAAATCGCGGCGGATTTGGCGACGTTCAAGGCGGATTCGGTGTCGGAAGTGATATCGAAATACCTCGGGAGTTCGGTCGAAGTCGAACGCTAA
- a CDS encoding pyruvoyl-dependent arginine decarboxylase, with protein MSTIRVVWGTASGPTKMSSYDAALAEANVHNYNLVSVSSVIPADTPVEAVGTAPDLGPAGNRLTVVEARATRPGPGHVSAGLGWSESDGAGLFYEASGDTDATEIEERVRAGLEAGRALRDWEFSNETTKVVTADAESGTYVTAVVLAVYGRSEPIC; from the coding sequence ATGAGCACGATTCGGGTCGTCTGGGGAACCGCGAGCGGACCGACGAAGATGTCGTCGTACGACGCCGCACTGGCCGAAGCCAACGTCCACAACTACAATCTCGTCTCGGTGTCGTCGGTCATCCCCGCCGACACGCCGGTCGAAGCGGTCGGAACCGCGCCCGACCTCGGCCCTGCCGGAAACCGTCTGACCGTCGTGGAAGCGCGGGCGACGCGCCCGGGTCCGGGTCACGTCTCCGCCGGACTCGGATGGAGCGAAAGCGACGGTGCAGGACTGTTCTACGAGGCGTCCGGCGACACCGACGCGACGGAAATCGAGGAACGGGTCCGCGCCGGATTGGAAGCGGGCCGTGCCCTGCGCGACTGGGAGTTCTCCAACGAGACGACGAAGGTCGTCACCGCGGACGCCGAATCGGGGACGTACGTCACCGCCGTCGTTCTCGCGGTGTACGGACGGAGCGAGCCGATTTGTTAG
- a CDS encoding DUF5811 family protein — translation MNGNTPYAGIPDVTQAGQRASVDVEELTPKQRRLLRDSVSDIATLTRKYLPEEYIIGSQVTNSMTGPQASVSVQPPVGHIVSAGFEPERDELDDEELIGEEERDEVARGLAASAALQVKQAIEDQVTPTAR, via the coding sequence ATGAATGGAAATACTCCCTACGCTGGCATTCCCGACGTGACGCAGGCCGGACAGCGTGCGTCCGTGGATGTCGAAGAACTCACTCCAAAACAGCGCCGCCTTCTGCGGGACAGCGTCTCCGATATCGCCACTTTGACCCGTAAATATCTCCCCGAAGAGTACATCATCGGCTCGCAGGTGACGAACAGTATGACCGGGCCGCAGGCGTCGGTGTCGGTGCAACCGCCCGTCGGTCACATCGTCAGCGCCGGGTTCGAACCGGAACGAGACGAACTCGACGACGAAGAACTCATCGGCGAGGAAGAACGCGACGAAGTCGCTCGCGGCCTCGCGGCCAGTGCCGCGCTGCAAGTGAAACAGGCCATCGAGGACCAAGTCACACCGACCGCCCGCTAG